One Carassius auratus strain Wakin chromosome 4, ASM336829v1, whole genome shotgun sequence DNA segment encodes these proteins:
- the LOC113059620 gene encoding palmitoyltransferase ZDHHC17-like, whose amino-acid sequence MADDLDEFKKETGCVPILHPEEIKPQSQYNHDYSESVSRKSHVDDYSTWDIVKATQYGIFERCRELVEAGYDVRQPDKENVTLLHWAAINNRIDLVKYYISKGAIVDQLGGDLNSTPLHWATRQGHLSMVVQLMKYGADPSLIDGEGCSCVHLATQFGHTSIVAYLIAKGQDVDMMDQNGMTPLMWAAYRMHSVDPTRLLLTFNVSVNLGDKYHKNTSLHWAVLAGNTTVISLLLEANANVDAQNIKGETPLDLAKQRKNVWMMNHLQEARQAKGYDSPSYLKRLKMDKEFRQKVMLGTPFMVIWLVGFIADLDIDSWLIKCGMYALVWLVVQFLSKSFFDHSMHSALPLGIYLATKFWMYITWFYWFWNDLPFVTVHLPFLLNSLALFYNFGKSWKSDPGIIKASEEHKKKTIVELAETGSLDLSIFCSTCLIRKPIRSKHCAVCNRCIAKFDHHCPWVGNCVGSGNHRYFMGYLFFLLGMICWMIYGCICYWRIHCATSYTKDGFWIYITQIATCSPWMFWMFINSVFHFMWVAVLIMCQLYQIAVLGITTNERMNARRYKHFKVTATSIESPFNHGCIRNLIDFFELRCCGLLRPVVVDWTSQYTIEYEQTSGSGYQLV is encoded by the exons ATGGCAGACGATCTGGATGAATTTAAGAAGGAAACTGGATGCGTCCCGATCCTCCATCCCGAG GAAATTAAACCCCAGAGTCAGTATAATCATGACTACAGCGAGAGCGTCAGCCGCAAGAGCCATGTGGACGACTACAGCACTTGGGACATCGTCAAAGCCACCCA GTATGGGATATTCGAGCGATGCCGTGAGCTGGTGGAGGCCGGATATGACGTGCGTCAGCCGGATAAAGAAAATGTCACACTCCTTCACTGGGCGGCAATCAACAACCGCATAGACCTGGTCAA GTACTACATATCTAAAGGTGCTATAGTGGACCAGCTGGGAGGAGACCTCAACTCTACACCACTGCATTGGGCTACAAG ACAGGGCCATCTCTCCATGGTGGTGCAGTTGATGAAGTACGGTGCTGATCCTTCTCTCATCGATGGCGAGGGATGCAGTTGTGTGCATCTGGCCACTCAGTTTGGACACACCTCTATTGTGGCGTATCTCATTGCCAAAGGACAG GATGTGGATATGATGGATCAGAATGGCATGACCCCTTTGATGTGGGCGGCGTATCGGATGCACAG TGTTGACCCGACACGGCTGTTGCTGACGTTTAACGTGTCGGTGAATCTGGGTGATAAGTATCATAAGAACACATCTCTGCACTGGGCAGTTCTGGCTGGAAACACTACAGTCATCAGCCTGCTGTTGGAGGCTAATGCTAATGTGGATGCACAGAACATCAAG GGGGAAACGCCGCTGGATCTGGCCAAACAGAGGAAAAATGTGTGGATGATGAATCATCTGCAGGAGGCCAGACAAGCCAAAGGTTACGACAGTCCCTCGTACCTGAAGCGACTCAAAATGGACAAG GAGTTCAGGCAGAAGGTGATGTTGGGAACTCCGTTCATGGTGATCTGGCTGGTGGGATTTATCGCCGATCTGGACATTGACTCCTGGCTCATCAAGTGTGGGATGTATGCATTGGTGTGGCTCGTCGTGCAGTTTCTGTCTAA GTCTTTCTTCGATCACTCCATGCATAGTGCTCTTCCTCTGGGCATCTATCTGGCCACTAAGTTCTGGATGTACATCACCTGGTTTTATTGGTTCTGGAATG ATCTCCCTTTCGTCACCGTCCACCTGCCCTTCCTGCTCAACAGTCTGGCTCTCTTCTACAACTTTGGCAAGTCATGGAAGTCCGACCCTGGTATCATCAAAGCATCCGAGGAGCATAAGAAAAAG ACTATAGTTGAACTGGCAGAAACAGGCTCTCTGGATCTCAGCATATTCTGCAGCACCTGTTTG ATACGGAAGCCAATCAGATCAAAACACTGCGCTGTTTGCAATCGATGCATCGCCAAGTTTGATCACCACTGTCCATGGGTCGGGAACTGCGTAG GAAGTGGAAACCACCGTTACTTCATGGGCTACTTGTTCTTCCTGTTGGGCATGATCTGTTGGATGATATACGGTTGCATTTGCT ACTGGAGGATTCACTGTGCTACCAGTTACACTAAAGATGGCTTTTGGATCTACATCACCCAGATCGCCACCTGCTCGCCGTGGATGTTCTGGATGTTCATCAACAGTGTGTTTCACTTCATGTGGGTCGCTGTGCTCATCATGTGCCAGCTCTATCAG ATCGCTGTTCTGGGCATCACTACAAACGAACGCATGAACGCCAGAAGATATAAGCACTTTAAAGTTACAGCCACATCCATCGAGAGCCCTTTCAA TCACGGCTGTATAAGGAACCTCATAGATTTCTTCGAGCTGCGCTGCTGCGGTCTGCTGCGGCCCGTGGTGGTAGACTGGACGTCCCAGTACACAATAGAGTACGAGCAGACGTCCGGCTCAGGATACCAGCTGGTGTAG